Below is a genomic region from Mesorhizobium sp. NZP2298.
CTCGGGGCAGAAGCAGAATCTGCTGCAGTCTATGTCGGCGCCTCGGGCGTCGGCATAGCGGGGGGGCGCGGACCGAGGTTCTGGCAGCCAACGCCAGGTAGGGCCAGATCGACCCTCAACGCGATCCTGTATAGCTCGAAGCTGCGGCAGAACAACCTCAACAGCCAGGCCGCCCTTTCGCGCTTCTCCGGCAAGCAGGCGGTGACGGCGTCGATCTTCAACGCCGGCAGCGCGCTCGTTGGCGGACTCTAACCTACAACCGTCGCCGTCCGCCCGTTGACTGGCGAGCGTGAACCCGTACGCCCGGCAACGATGGCCAACATTGCCCTGCATGGGCTGCAGACCATCGATGGCGTGGCCGGTTGAGATGTTGCCCCGAAGATCCCGTCGCCCTAAGATGTAAGCTTGGTGAGCGCCTAGCTGCGTTGCCGTCTGGCAGGCTTACGCATGATCAAACCACCAAGCGAATTTCTGAAAGATCTTCCGGAGCGCAATGGGCGTTTGCGGTTTCGCGGGTCCGGTCTGAAATCGGCGAGCTATTTTCTGACCGACCACCCGGCCCAAACCGAACATGAGGCATTGGTCAGCCAACAATCCTCGGCGAAGATAAATTGGCAGTGGCGCTTGGCGACATGCGATCCAGCCGAATACGAAGCGCTGGCGGCTCAGTCTACGCAAGAGAATCTTGCGTGGGAAAAGAAAACAGGCTGCAGGGTGCATGTTTTGATCGACAAGAAGGCGTTGCGCAAGTATCTGCGAGAGCACGACTCGCCAAATGTAGGCAGCCCCGAACTAAGAGCTTGGGCGCGCAATTATCCAGAAGATGAGTAATTGCTGCGAACCGTGTAGCAACTGAGACGCCAGTATCACCCATGGAGCCCGGCGAGACGCCAGGCGAGGCGTGAGCGCTTCAGGAAGACAAATCCAGGAATAGACGATAACGGCTGGCCAAGGTTGACGCGACCGTTCCGTCCACCCATTGCCAGCCCGTCAACCGACCCGACATCCTCAAGCCTCGCTTTCGCGGGGCTTTTTTTCATGGAGCAAGCCTCATGGCCCGACCTGCAACTGCCGCCGTTCGCCTGTTGACCGGCGAACGCGAACCCGTGCGCCTGGCGACCACGGCCAGCATTGCCCTTTATGGGCTGCAGACCATCGATGGCGTGGCTACCGAAGTGGGCGACCGGGTGCTGGTGAAGAACCAGGCCGATGCCAGCGAGAACGGCATTTATACGGCGAGCGAGGGCCAGTGGTTCCGCGCCGCCGACGCGCGCACCGCGCGCACGATGCAGAAGGGCACGACGGTGCACGTGCAGCAGGGGGCGGCCTCCGCCGATTTCGTCTATGCCTTCGAAACGCTGAACCCGGTGATCGGCACCGATGCCATCACGCTGGCCTTCTTCCTTTCGGAAGACACGCTGGGTGATGCCACGGCGGCCGCGACGGCCGCGGCCAACAGCGCGGCGGCGGCCCTGACCTCCAAGAACGCGGCCGCGACCAGCGCCACCAATGCCGGCAATTCGGCCACCGCCGCTTCCGGGTCAGCCACGGCGGCGGCCGGCTCCGCCTCCACGGCCGCGACCTCGGCCACCAACGCCGGTACTTCGGCAAGTGCGGCATCCGGCTCCGCTTCGGGGGCGGCGACCAGCGCCACCAATGCCGGCAACTCGGCCAGCGCGGCGGCCGGCTCGGCGAGCGCTGCCTCGGGCTCGGCCACGGCGGCGTCGACCTCGGCGACCAATGCCGCAACCTCCGCCACCAACGCCGCGGCATCGGCCACGGCGGCGGCGAATTCGGTGGCGGCGCTGAGCTACACCTTCTCGACGACAACCACCGATGCAGATCCTGGCAACGGCACCTTGCGGCTGAACAACGCCACCGCCGCGTCGGCGACCGCAGCGTATATCGACTATCTGGACGCTGGCGGTGCGACGGTGACCGGCATTCTGGACACGTTCGATGACAGCACCAACACGATCAAAGGCCTGCTGACGGTACGCTCCAAGGCCTCCGCCGCCATCTCCTATGTCTACAATGTGACTGGCACAGTGGTGGACGGCAGCGGCTACCGCAAGCTGACACTGGCCTATGTCAGTGGCGCCGGCTCCCTGCCGACGACGGCGGGCGGTGTCTGGCTGATGTTCAACCGGGCAGGGGACAAGGGGGCGGATGGGTTGGGAGCGGGGGATTTCACCGGGCCGGCTTCGTCGATGGCTGACAACATCGTCATATTCAACGGCACGACGGGAAAGGTAGGCAAGGACAGCGGCGTCAAGATCGCCGATGTTGTAACAGGTCCGGCATCGTCGGCCGCTGGACGTGTCGCCACGTTCAACGGCACGACGGGCAAGATCATTCAAGACGGCGGTGTACTGCTCTCCAGCCTATTGACGTCAGGTGGGGCGCTCGGCACGCCGTCTTCGGGGACGCTGACGAACGCAACCGGACTGCCGGTGTCGACCGGCATCAGCGGCCTTGCCTCCAACATGGCCGCGTTCCTGGCGGGCGGCACCAGCGCTCAGCTTGCGGCTGCTGTGACCAATGAGACCGGAAGCGGCTCGTTGGTCTTCGGCACCTCGCCCACACTGGCAACGCCTACGATCGACACAATCACGTTGACCGGTGGGCAGATTGCCTTTCCGGCAACCGATGCGCCAAGCTCTAACGCCAACACCTTGGATGACTATGAGGAATTCACATACACGCCGGTCCTCATCGGCCTGACCACAGCCGGAACGGGCACCTATGCTGCCCAGACGGGCAAGGGGACCAAGATTGGCAATCTCGTTTACATCTCTCAAAACGTCGCTTGGACGGCCCACACAGGCACCGGCTCAATGGCCTTTATCGGCGTCCCGTTCAACGCCAACACGACAAGTCCGACGTTCAGTTACCATCTGCACAACCTGACTTTCACAGGTTCCCCGCAACCGCTGATGACTGCGGGTGGCTCACAAATCACTTTGGAGACGGCGGCAAGCGGTGCGGCTAGCGCCGGCATCGGCATGGATTCCGCCGCTCAGGTCCGCATTTCCGGTGGGTACTTCACCAGCTAAGGTCATAAGGAGACTATGCCGTGACGAAAAAAATCGCTCTGTTTCAAGATATCACCCTGGGTTACGACGGCTCGGCCGGCCTTCGCTATCTGAAGGGTGTCATTGATGACGATGGGAATAGCCTGGGCGGGATGGAGCCTCACAGGCTCGCAATCCAGCCCGATTGTGATGATGTCGCCGGTCTCGTCCGATGGCAGAACGGGGTGCTTCTCGATGCGATGGGCTTCGAGGTGGAGGACGGCTACGCGCTTGCGGACTTCGTTGCGTCCGCGGTCTCGCACCATCGCGAAGACCCGACCATCGCAGCGAAGACGAGAGCCTGGTGCGACGCAGCGGAGGCCAAGCGCCTGGCGAGAGTCGCGGAAGAGGAAGAGCGAGCCCGGCAACAGGCTGAGCAGGCGGCGGCCGAAGAGCAGGCCGCACAAGAGGCGGAAGCGGCGCGACAGTCAGAAGTGCAGGCGATGATTGACAGCGCTGTAGCGACGGCTCTGGCGGGGCGAGGTTAGCGCACCCCGATAAAGGGCTGTGCCGCCATCTCAAGAATGCTGCGAAGGCGTTTGATGGGATTGGACTTCTCGGGTAACTCCTTTGTATCCGCGTACCCGCCGATCAGGCCGGCAACCCGGTACATGAAATCGCGTTTCGGCAAGGCGCCGGTCTTCTCTAGTTCGGCAACCAGAGTGGCAATAATAGCCGTCTGCGCTTCAAGCATGGCCTTTTATCGCTTCATCGCTCAACCGTTCCGTTGCCTCGGCCATAACATCACCTCTTGCTGAAATGTTAAGAACTCTGCCGGCGGATAGTACCGCGACGCATCCTGCCAGCAAGCGTAACCCTCAAAACATACTCACTCGAATGAAAACTCATGGCTGTTTCCCGTGAGAAGGAATCTCTTGCCCGCGTGCTTGCATATGAAGGCGGCTATTCGAACCATCCAAACGACTTGGCGCCCGACGATGACGGGCTTGAAATCAACTGTGTAGCTCCGGATCGTTAACTGGAGCCAATCATCACCCGAAAGGAACCCCCATGGACCGCAACTTTGCGCGGGCGCTTGCGCTCGTCCTGAAATCCGAGGGCGGCTGGTCGGACAATCTGGCTGATCCCGGCGGCGCCACGATGAAGGGCGTGACGCTGGCGAATTTTCGCCGTTATGTGAAGGCCGATGCCAGCAAGGCCGATCTGAAGAAGATCGGCGACGACCAGGTCGCGACCGTCTATCGGCGGTTCTACTGGGACGCCGTGCTTGGCGCGGAGCTGCCTGACGGTGTCGACTACGCCGTGTTCGATTTCGCTGTGAACAGCGGGCCGGGCAGGGCGGCAAAATACCTGCAGGCAACCGTGGGCGTCTCCCAGGACGGGCGCATCGGTCCGGCCACGCTGGCGGCGGCCAGGGAGAGACCCGCTGGCATCGTCATCGACCAGCTTTGTGATGCCCGTCTGGAGTTTCTCAAGCGATTGCCGACATGGGGAGCATTCGGGCGGGGCTGGTCCGATCGGGTCAAGTCCGTGCGGGCCCAGTCCTTGCTGATGTCGACCCCCGCGACAGTGCCTGCGCCGCCCGCAACGCCAGCGCTGTTCCCTGGGCCTGTCCCGCCTCCACCCGATGCTGAAACGTCCGCCCCAGAGGCGCCTGCTGCCGAGCCTGGCTCGGCAGCAGGTTCAGGGATTCCGGTTGCCGCCAAGGCTGGCGGGGTCATCGCCGCCTGCCTGCTGCTTGCCTATGCCGCCTGGCACCACATTGCCGTTGCCCTGCAAGGGATATTCTGATCATGGCCACTGTCATCCAACCGACCATTCGCCCGACCAACAAGCTGACGGCCGCGACCATCGCCGCCGCGCTCCTGTCGGTTTGCGGCGTCTTCGTGCGCAACCTCTGGCCCTCCTGGTATGACGCCGAGACATGGGCGATGCTCCTGCCGATCGCCGTCTTTGCCATCGGCTATCTGGTCAAGGATGAGCCGAACCGATGAGCGCGCTGCTGTCCTTCCTGCTCGGCAATCCGACCCTTCTCGGCATCGGTGCGGCCATCTTCGCGGCGCTCGGCTGGGGCGTTCGCCAGCGGCTTGCCGGCGAACGCAGCGAACGTGCCAGGCAGGCCGCCGACGAGGCCGCGGCGCACGACATCGCGGACCAGGTCCAGAACGATATCGGCGCGCTGCCGGCCGCCACCGCGCGAAAGGAGCTCAAATCATGGGCAAGGGATTGATGCTGGTGTCGGTTCTGGCCGCGATGGCCGGCTGCACAACCGTCAAGGGCGGTTTCTGCGCGGTGTCGAGTCCGCTGCGCGTGTCGGCGGCCACGGTCGACGCATTGCCGGACGCCGAGGTCAAGGCGTTGCTGGCACACAATCGCAAGGGCGAAAAACTGTGCGGGTGGAAGCCATGACACTCGCGGCATTTACCCCGGACGCAGACATGGTGCTCGGCCGGCTGGTCATTTTCGGCGCCGGATCGGTCTTTGGTCTCCTGATCGCAAGGGCGATGAGATGATGCACGATTTTTTCGATCTGCTCGGCATCAAGGGACAGGTCGTCGTCGCCGGCCTGGCCGGCGGTGTCCTGCGCGCTTTGTCGCGGCACCGCTACAAGCTGCGCGAGATGGTGGCGTCACCCATTTGCGGCGCGCTCGCCGCCGCCTATCTGACGCTACCCCTGGTCCAATATTCCCGCGCCACGGGCCTGCCGCTGGCCAATGACGACACGACAACGCTGGCCGCGGCCTTTCTCATCGGCGTCTGCGCCATGTGGATTTCGGATATTTTGTTCGAGGTGATCGTGCGCAAGTTCAGGCCGGCCCCGGAGGAATAGCCGCAGGCTTTGCGGTGCCGAATTCTCCATCGAACGGCTCGCGCCGGAACGGGCTTTTTACATTCGTGACTTCTGACGGGCCGCTGCTATATCCAGAGCAGGGCTGCCGAACTCGCGGTGGCGTTGATCCGGTCCGGACCTGTGAATGCTTATTGAACGATACGACGGAAACCGCGAGGCCTTACGGCCTCTGTTTGCCCTGGCAGACGATTCCCCCATGCAGATTTCCAGCTATATCGATCGGGGCGAGGTGCTTGTCGCGCGCGATGGCGGTCGGATCGTTGGCCATGTGCAGGTCATCGAGACAGGTGAGGGCGGTGTGTTCGAACTCAAGAGCCTCGCGGTCCGCCCGGCAAGGCAGAGCGAGGGGTTGGGGCGTGCCCTTGTCGCCGCGGCAATCACCCGCTGCCGCGAGCGCGACGGC
It encodes:
- a CDS encoding glycoside hydrolase family 108 protein → MDRNFARALALVLKSEGGWSDNLADPGGATMKGVTLANFRRYVKADASKADLKKIGDDQVATVYRRFYWDAVLGAELPDGVDYAVFDFAVNSGPGRAAKYLQATVGVSQDGRIGPATLAAARERPAGIVIDQLCDARLEFLKRLPTWGAFGRGWSDRVKSVRAQSLLMSTPATVPAPPATPALFPGPVPPPPDAETSAPEAPAAEPGSAAGSGIPVAAKAGGVIAACLLLAYAAWHHIAVALQGIF
- a CDS encoding GNAT family N-acetyltransferase; the protein is MQISSYIDRGEVLVARDGGRIVGHVQVIETGEGGVFELKSLAVRPARQSEGLGRALVAAAITRCRERDGRRLIVSTATADIGNLRFYQRQGFRMCRIVQDAFGPSTGYPEGLLVNGIPLRDQVVFERDLGTDRG
- a CDS encoding ABC transporter permease; amino-acid sequence: MSALLSFLLGNPTLLGIGAAIFAALGWGVRQRLAGERSERARQAADEAAAHDIADQVQNDIGALPAATARKELKSWARD